The following proteins are co-located in the Citrobacter freundii ATCC 8090 = MTCC 1658 = NBRC 12681 genome:
- the yiaY gene encoding L-threonine dehydrogenase: MAASTFFIPSVNVIGADSLKDAMNTMAEYGFRRTLIVTDAMLTKLGMAGEIQKALQERDIFSVIYDGTHPNPTTSNVAAGLQMLTENDCDSIISLGGGSPHDCAKGIALVAANGGDIRDYEGVDRSAKPQLPMIAINTTAGTASEMTRFCIITDEVRHIKMAIVDKHVTPLLSVNDSSLMVGMPKSLTAATGMDALTHAIEAYVSIAATPITDACALKAVTMIAQNLPVAVEEGSNAQAREAMAYAQFLAGMAFNNASLGYVHAMAHQLGGFYDLPHGVCNAVLLPHVQVFNSKVAAARLRDCASAMGVNVAGLSEEQGAEACIAAIRELAQKVNIPAGLRELNVKEEDFAVLATNALKDACGFTNPIQATHEEIMAIYRAAM; this comes from the coding sequence ATGGCTGCTTCAACATTTTTTATTCCCTCCGTGAATGTAATCGGCGCTGATTCATTAAAAGACGCAATGAATACAATGGCGGAATATGGTTTTCGCCGTACGCTGATTGTCACGGATGCCATGCTAACGAAATTAGGTATGGCTGGCGAGATTCAAAAAGCATTACAGGAACGTGATATTTTCAGCGTAATTTACGACGGTACGCATCCTAATCCCACGACCAGCAACGTTGCCGCTGGCCTGCAAATGTTGACTGAAAACGACTGTGATAGCATTATTTCTCTCGGTGGCGGTTCTCCACACGATTGTGCAAAAGGTATTGCGCTGGTGGCAGCTAACGGTGGCGATATTCGCGATTACGAAGGTGTAGACCGTTCTGCAAAACCGCAGTTGCCGATGATCGCCATCAACACCACGGCGGGTACGGCATCTGAAATGACCCGCTTCTGTATCATCACCGATGAAGTACGCCATATTAAAATGGCGATTGTGGATAAGCACGTTACGCCGCTGCTGTCGGTTAACGACTCCTCGCTGATGGTCGGCATGCCGAAGTCTCTGACGGCGGCTACCGGTATGGATGCGTTAACCCACGCTATCGAAGCTTACGTGTCGATTGCTGCCACGCCGATTACCGATGCATGTGCGCTGAAAGCGGTCACCATGATTGCGCAAAACCTGCCGGTCGCCGTTGAAGAGGGCAGTAATGCTCAGGCGCGCGAAGCCATGGCCTATGCGCAGTTCCTCGCAGGTATGGCCTTTAACAATGCCTCTCTTGGCTACGTGCATGCAATGGCGCACCAGCTGGGTGGCTTCTACGATCTGCCACACGGAGTATGTAATGCCGTACTGCTGCCGCATGTACAGGTATTTAATAGTAAAGTTGCTGCCGCCCGCCTGCGCGATTGCGCCTCGGCAATGGGTGTGAACGTTGCTGGTCTGAGCGAAGAGCAAGGGGCAGAAGCCTGCATCGCGGCGATCCGCGAACTGGCGCAGAAAGTGAATATTCCGGCCGGTCTGCGTGAGCTGAACGTGAAGGAAGAAGATTTTGCCGTTCTGGCGACTAATGCCCTGAAAGATGCCTGTGGTTTCACTAACCCTATTCAGGCGACACATGAAGAAATCATGGCGATTTATCGTGCTGCCATGTAA
- the selB gene encoding selenocysteine-specific translation elongation factor gives MIIATAGHVDHGKTTLLQVITGVNADRLPEEKKRGMTIDLGYAYWPQPDGRILGFIDVPGHEKFLSNMLAGVGGIDHALLVVACDDGVMAQTREHLQILQLTGNPQITVALTKADRVDEARIEEVRAEIKATLGNYGFAESVLFVTAASEGRGIEELREHLLQLTSREHARDHSFRLAIDRAFTVKGAGLVVTGTALSGEVNVGDTLWLTGVNKPMRVRSLHAQNQATDRAQAGQRIALNIAGDAQKEELNRGDWLLADAPPEAFTRVIVSLEHAAPLMQWQPLHIHHAASHVTGRISLLEGTLAELVFDTPLWLADNDRLVLRDISARTTLAGARVVTLNPPRRGKRKPEYLQWLSALENAQSDGDALALHLTRGAVNIPDFAWARQLNGNGMRPLIEQHGFIQAGYSLLDATVAARWQRKILDTLATYHDQHRDEPGPGRERLRRMALPMEDEALVLLLIEKMRESGVIHSHHGWLHLPDHKAGFSDEQQAIWQKAEPLFGDEPWWVRDLAKQTGTDEQMMRVVLRQAAQQGIITAIVKDRYYRNDRIVAFANMIRELDQERGSTCAADFRDRLNIGRKLAIQILEYFDRIGFTRRRGNDHLLRDALLFPEK, from the coding sequence ATGATTATTGCAACCGCCGGACACGTTGACCACGGAAAAACAACGTTATTACAGGTGATTACTGGCGTGAATGCCGACCGTCTGCCGGAAGAAAAAAAGCGCGGCATGACCATCGATCTCGGCTATGCCTACTGGCCGCAGCCGGACGGGCGGATACTGGGATTTATCGATGTACCCGGACACGAAAAGTTTCTGTCTAACATGCTGGCGGGTGTTGGCGGGATTGATCACGCGCTGCTGGTGGTGGCATGTGATGACGGCGTGATGGCGCAAACGCGTGAGCATTTGCAAATTCTGCAACTGACGGGTAATCCGCAGATCACCGTGGCGCTTACGAAAGCCGACCGCGTGGACGAAGCAAGAATTGAAGAGGTGCGTGCGGAGATTAAGGCCACGCTGGGGAATTATGGTTTCGCGGAGTCGGTGCTTTTCGTCACTGCCGCCAGTGAAGGCCGTGGCATCGAGGAACTGCGCGAACATTTGCTGCAATTAACGTCGCGCGAGCATGCCCGCGATCACAGCTTCCGCCTGGCGATTGACCGTGCCTTTACGGTCAAAGGCGCGGGACTGGTGGTGACCGGGACGGCGCTCAGCGGTGAAGTGAATGTCGGTGACACACTGTGGCTCACGGGCGTCAACAAACCGATGCGCGTACGTAGCCTGCATGCACAAAATCAGGCCACCGATCGCGCGCAGGCGGGACAACGTATTGCGCTAAATATTGCCGGTGATGCGCAAAAAGAAGAACTTAACCGCGGCGACTGGCTGCTTGCTGATGCGCCGCCAGAGGCGTTTACCCGCGTGATTGTTTCTTTAGAACATGCCGCGCCGCTGATGCAGTGGCAACCGTTGCATATTCACCACGCGGCCAGCCACGTCACCGGGCGTATTTCCCTGCTCGAAGGGACGCTGGCGGAACTGGTGTTTGATACACCACTCTGGCTCGCCGATAACGACCGTCTGGTGCTGCGTGATATTTCGGCTCGCACGACGCTGGCCGGTGCGCGCGTGGTCACGCTCAATCCGCCGCGTCGCGGGAAGCGTAAGCCGGAATATTTGCAGTGGCTGTCGGCGTTGGAAAACGCACAGAGTGATGGTGACGCTCTGGCGCTGCACCTGACGCGTGGAGCGGTAAATATTCCCGACTTCGCCTGGGCGCGTCAGCTCAACGGTAACGGCATGCGTCCGTTGATCGAGCAGCATGGTTTTATTCAGGCGGGATACAGTCTGTTGGATGCCACTGTTGCAGCGCGCTGGCAGCGCAAAATCCTCGATACGCTGGCGACTTACCACGACCAGCACCGCGATGAGCCTGGACCTGGGCGCGAACGCCTGCGCCGGATGGCTTTGCCGATGGAAGATGAAGCGCTGGTTCTGCTGCTGATTGAAAAGATGCGCGAGAGCGGCGTCATCCATAGTCATCATGGCTGGCTGCATTTGCCCGATCACAAGGCCGGTTTCAGCGATGAGCAGCAGGCTATCTGGCAAAAAGCAGAACCGCTTTTTGGCGATGAGCCGTGGTGGGTGCGCGACCTGGCAAAACAGACGGGCACGGATGAGCAAATGATGCGTGTGGTGTTACGACAAGCGGCGCAGCAAGGCATCATCACCGCGATCGTGAAAGATCGTTATTACCGTAACGATCGGATAGTGGCCTTTGCCAATATGATCCGCGAACTGGATCAGGAAAGGGGATCGACATGTGCCGCTGATTTTCGCGACAGGCTTAACATCGGGCGCAAATTGGCTATTCAGATTCTGGAATATTTTGACCGCATTGGTTTTACTCGCCGTCGGGGAAATGATCATTTATTACGCGATGCATTGCTGTTCCCCGAAAAGTAA
- the aldB gene encoding aldehyde dehydrogenase AldB, translating into MTNNPPSTRIYPGEYGYPLKLKARYDNFIGGDWVAPVDGEYYQNLTPVTGQLLCEVASSGKKDIDLALDAAHKVKDKWAQTSVQDRAAILFKIADRMEQNLELLATAETWDNGKPIRETSAADVPLAIDHFRYFASCIRAQEGGISEVDSETVAYHFHEPLGVVGQIIPWNFPLLMASWKMAPALAAGNCVVLKPARLTPLSVLLLMEVIGDLLPPGVVNVVNGAGGEIGEYLATSKRIAKVAFTGSTEVGQQIMQYATQNIIPVTLELGGKSPNIFFADVMDEEDAFFDKALEGFALFAFNQGEVCTCPSRALVQESIYERFMERAIRRVESIRSGNPLDSVTQMGAQVSHGQLETILNYIDIGKKEGADVLTGGRRKQLDGELKEGYYLEPTILFGKNNMRVFQEEIFGPVLAVTTFKTMEEALEIANDTQYGLGAGVWSRNGNLAYKMGRGIQAGRVWTNCYHAYPAHAAFGGYKQSGIGRETHKMMLEHYQQTKCLLVSYSDKPLGLF; encoded by the coding sequence ATGACCAATAACCCCCCTTCAACGCGTATTTACCCCGGCGAGTATGGTTACCCCCTGAAGTTAAAAGCCCGATACGATAACTTTATCGGTGGTGACTGGGTCGCCCCGGTGGACGGCGAGTATTACCAAAACCTGACGCCGGTAACCGGGCAATTACTGTGCGAAGTGGCCTCTTCCGGCAAAAAGGACATCGATTTGGCACTGGATGCCGCGCATAAAGTAAAAGATAAATGGGCGCAGACTTCCGTGCAGGACAGGGCGGCGATTTTGTTCAAAATTGCCGATCGTATGGAGCAAAATCTGGAGCTGCTGGCAACGGCTGAAACCTGGGATAACGGTAAACCCATCCGCGAAACCAGCGCGGCCGATGTGCCGCTGGCAATTGACCATTTCCGCTATTTTGCCTCCTGTATTCGTGCGCAGGAAGGGGGAATCAGCGAGGTTGATAGCGAAACCGTGGCTTATCACTTCCATGAACCTCTTGGCGTGGTAGGGCAAATTATCCCGTGGAACTTCCCGCTGCTGATGGCCAGCTGGAAGATGGCACCCGCGCTGGCGGCGGGTAACTGCGTGGTGCTGAAACCCGCGCGCCTGACGCCGCTGTCCGTGCTGTTGCTGATGGAAGTCATCGGCGATCTGCTCCCGCCTGGCGTGGTGAACGTGGTAAACGGCGCGGGTGGGGAGATCGGTGAGTATCTGGCGACGTCAAAACGTATTGCGAAAGTGGCGTTTACCGGCTCAACGGAAGTTGGGCAGCAGATCATGCAGTACGCCACGCAGAACATTATTCCTGTCACGCTGGAACTGGGCGGGAAATCACCCAATATCTTCTTCGCGGACGTGATGGATGAAGAAGATGCGTTCTTTGACAAAGCGCTGGAAGGTTTTGCATTGTTTGCCTTCAACCAGGGCGAAGTGTGTACCTGTCCGAGTCGTGCGCTGGTTCAGGAATCCATTTATGAACGTTTTATGGAAAGAGCCATTCGTCGGGTGGAAAGTATCCGTAGCGGCAACCCGTTAGACAGCGTGACGCAAATGGGCGCGCAGGTGTCGCATGGTCAACTGGAAACTATTCTGAATTACATCGACATTGGTAAGAAAGAAGGAGCAGATGTTCTCACCGGCGGGCGGCGCAAGCAGCTGGATGGCGAGTTAAAAGAGGGGTACTACCTCGAACCAACCATTCTGTTTGGTAAGAACAACATGCGGGTTTTCCAGGAGGAGATCTTCGGGCCGGTGCTGGCTGTCACAACGTTTAAAACCATGGAAGAGGCGCTGGAAATCGCTAATGACACCCAATATGGGCTTGGCGCTGGCGTCTGGAGTCGTAATGGAAATCTGGCGTACAAAATGGGACGTGGGATTCAGGCGGGGCGAGTTTGGACCAACTGTTACCATGCGTATCCGGCACATGCGGCGTTTGGTGGCTATAAGCAGTCGGGCATCGGGCGCGAGACGCATAAGATGATGCTTGAACATTATCAGCAAACCAAGTGCCTGTTGGTGAGCTACTCTGATAAACCACTGGGGCTGTTTTAA
- the selA gene encoding L-seryl-tRNA(Sec) selenium transferase: protein MTTDMRSLYSQLPAIDRLLRDSAFPALRESHGHTRVVDLLRHMLDEARDAIRDTHALPAWCEDWAQEASARLERESQSALRPVINLTGTVLHTNLGRASQAEEAIEAVVQAMRTPVTLEYSLDDAGRGHRDRALADLLCRLTGAEDACIVNNNAAAVLLMLAATANGKEVVVSRGELVEIGGAFRIPDVMCQAGCVLREVGTTNRTHAKDYRQAVNENTALLMKVHTSNYSIEGFTKSVDEAELAAIGKEVDVPVVADLGSGSLVDLSQYGLPQEPMPQQLIAAGVSLVSFSGDKLLGGPQAGIIVGKKEMIARLQSHPLKRALRADKMTLAALEATLRLYLHPEALAQKLPTLRQLTRSQEAVHAQAQHLQARLAEHYGDEFALNVMPCLSQIGSGSLPVDRLPSAALTFTPHDGRGSRLEALAARWRALPVPIIGRIYDGRMWLDLRCLEDETRFMEMMLK from the coding sequence ATGACAACCGACATGCGTTCACTCTACAGCCAGCTTCCCGCTATCGATCGTTTATTGCGCGATAGCGCCTTCCCAGCCTTACGTGAATCTCACGGTCATACCCGGGTGGTTGACCTGCTGCGTCATATGCTTGACGAAGCCAGAGATGCGATTCGCGACACGCACGCGCTCCCGGCATGGTGTGAGGACTGGGCGCAAGAAGCCAGCGCCCGGCTGGAACGAGAATCGCAAAGCGCGCTGCGTCCGGTGATTAACCTGACCGGAACGGTGCTGCATACCAACCTTGGGCGAGCGTCGCAGGCCGAAGAAGCGATCGAGGCGGTGGTGCAAGCAATGCGCACGCCAGTGACGCTGGAATACAGCCTGGATGATGCCGGACGTGGACATCGGGATCGGGCGCTGGCGGATTTACTCTGCCGTCTGACGGGAGCGGAGGACGCCTGTATCGTCAATAACAATGCGGCAGCGGTTTTACTGATGCTGGCCGCCACGGCCAACGGCAAAGAGGTGGTCGTTTCGCGCGGTGAGCTGGTGGAAATTGGCGGCGCGTTTCGTATTCCGGACGTGATGTGCCAGGCCGGATGTGTTCTGCGCGAAGTCGGTACCACCAACCGGACCCATGCGAAAGATTACCGTCAGGCGGTGAATGAAAATACCGCTCTGCTGATGAAAGTCCATACCAGTAATTACAGTATTGAAGGCTTTACGAAGTCGGTGGATGAGGCTGAGCTGGCCGCTATTGGCAAGGAAGTGGATGTGCCAGTGGTGGCGGATCTCGGCAGCGGCTCACTGGTCGATCTCAGCCAGTATGGATTACCGCAGGAGCCGATGCCGCAACAGCTGATTGCCGCTGGCGTCAGTCTGGTGAGCTTCTCTGGCGATAAATTACTGGGTGGGCCGCAGGCCGGGATTATCGTCGGTAAAAAAGAGATGATCGCTCGCTTACAGAGCCATCCGCTGAAACGCGCATTACGGGCTGATAAAATGACACTGGCTGCGCTGGAAGCGACGCTGCGGCTCTACCTGCACCCGGAAGCGCTGGCGCAGAAGTTGCCGACGTTACGCCAGCTCACTCGCTCGCAGGAGGCTGTCCACGCGCAGGCCCAACACTTACAGGCACGGCTTGCCGAGCATTACGGTGACGAATTCGCCCTGAACGTCATGCCTTGCCTGTCGCAAATTGGCAGCGGCTCGCTACCGGTTGATAGGCTGCCCAGCGCGGCATTAACCTTTACCCCCCATGACGGGCGCGGTAGCCGCCTCGAGGCACTGGCCGCCCGTTGGCGTGCACTGCCCGTGCCGATCATTGGCCGGATTTATGATGGCCGCATGTGGCTGGATCTGCGCTGCCTTGAAGACGAGACCCGGTTTATGGAGATGATGCTGAAATGA